Proteins co-encoded in one Zerene cesonia ecotype Mississippi chromosome 3, Zerene_cesonia_1.1, whole genome shotgun sequence genomic window:
- the LOC119839178 gene encoding lachesin-like — protein sequence MSLQALTKPFNLPTVKVQQTFFIENFVAEVPRFEDSLNNLTVSLGREAVFTCVVNDLGSYRVAWLRVDTQTILTIATHVITKNHRIAVNHSDRRVWFLHIHDVRQSDRGWYMCQLNTDPMKSQTAYLDVVVPPDILDYPTSSDQVAREGANVTLRCAAHGVPTPTVVWRKEAGDLLPTANFSDAQNTSVNGAVLHLVKVSRLHMGAYLCIASNGVPPSVSKRVMLVVHFPPIMTIQNQLVGAKEGDTVFLDCHSEAFPRSINYWTINDQIISQTDKRFEITAVERGYEVDMKLKIKKVGRSTFGTYSCISKNSLGDTDGTIKLYSLSGKFEEMQYNEVDFEETPDVSELEALKRSDGNRHRFHVLLLIVLLAIS from the exons ATGAGTTTACAGGCGCTTACTAAACCATTCAATTTGCCAACAGT GAAAGTAcagcaaacattttttatagaaaattttgttgCAGAAGTACCTCGTTTTGAAGACAGCCTTAACAATTTGACTGTATCATTAGGAAGAGAAGCGGTCTTTACCTGTGTAGTCAATGATCTGGGTTCCTACAGG GTGGCGTGGCTACGCGTGGACACGCAGACGATCCTGACAATAGCAACTCACGTGATCACCAAGAACCACCGAATCGCCGTCAACCACAGCGATCGGCGGGTCTGGTTCCTCCACATTCACGACGTCCGCCAGAGCGACCGTGGCTGGTATATGTGTCAACTCAATACGGACCCTATGAAAAGCCAGACGGCATATCTAGACGTTGTTG TTCCACCAGACATCCTAGACTATCCAACAAGCAGTGACCAAGTGGCAAGGGAAGGTGCCAACGTAACTCTAAGATGTGCAGCCCACGGCGTCCCCACACCTACGGTAGTGTGGCGGAAGGAGGCCGGAGATTTGCTCCCCACAGCAAACTTCAGTGACGCACAAA ACACTTCGGTGAACGGTGCGGTGCTGCACCTAGTTAAAGTGTCGCGGCTGCATATGGGGGCGTACCTCTGCATAGCCAGCAATGGAGTCCCGCCCTCCGTTAGCAAACGGGTCATGCTTGTCGTGCACT TTCCTCCAATAATGACAATACAAAACCAATTAGTGGGAGCCAAAGAAGGCGATACTGTATTTTTAGACTGTCATTCGGAAGCCTTCCCGAGGTCGATAAACTATTGGACGATAAATGATCAAATAATATCACAGA CTGACAAAAGATTTGAGATTACGGCCGTCGAGAGAGGCTACGAAGtggatatgaaattaaaaataaagaaagttgGCAGAAGTACTTTTGGGACGTACAGCTGTATATCAAAAAACTCCTTAGGAGACACCGATGGAACTATAAAACTTTACT CTCTCTCGGGGAAATTTGAAGAGATGCAGTACAATGAGGTAGACTTCGAAGAAACGCCAGACGTGAGCGAACTGGAGGCGCTTAAACGCAGCGATGGAAATAGACATAGATTTCATGTGCTATTATTAATAGTTCTACTCGCCATATCATAA